From a single Scylla paramamosain isolate STU-SP2022 chromosome 28, ASM3559412v1, whole genome shotgun sequence genomic region:
- the LOC135114775 gene encoding uncharacterized protein LOC135114775, giving the protein MRLWAKESGGVPYSRLLVPDVAEEDEDMVEEGSKSEDLIDIPSPPHSLRCPIPLVDSPPSTPPTPPNTRPTSSVSSEASRDVGVTEGHVNLACESEVIDAVPSNNSSSSSSSSSSSSSSSSSSTSTSSTTVGVEGASPERSAKLSFKIVRILRDLRQGLLRTERPLRETAIFYTKGTPYQDDTYMYDDDVGEAGAGAGVGVLGPPTTGTTSRPTSPTLKTSSSARTRTGSPTAVACAWW; this is encoded by the exons ATGAGGCTGTGGGCGAAGGAGTCTGGTGGGGTGCCTTATTCACGCCTCCTGGTGCCTGACGTGgcggaagaggacgaggacatGGTGGAGGAAGGTTCTAAGAGCGAGGACCTTATTGATATACCCTCCCCTCCTCATTCCCTAAGATGCCCCATTCCTCTTGTAGATTCCCCGCCTTCCACCCCTCCCACGCCTCCTAACACCCGACCTACGTCCTCCGTCAGTAGCGAGGCCTCCCGTGACGTGGGTGTTACGGAGGGGCACGTGAATTTAGCCTGTGAATCGGAAGTTATTGATGCGGTACCGTCtaacaattcctcctcctcctcctcctcctcctcctcctcctcctcctcctcctcctcctccacctccacctcctccactaccgTAGGTGTTGAGGGCGCCTCTCCCGAACGCTCTGCTAAGTTGTCCTTCAAGATTGTACGT ATCCTTCGGGACCTTCGTCAGGGCCTTCTGCGTACGGAGAGGCCCCTGAGGGAAACCGCCATCTTCTACACCAAAGGCACGCCCTaccaag ATGACACCTACATGTACGACGATGACGTGGGCGAGGCGGGGGCCGGCGCGGGCGTGGGCGTGCTGGGTCCCCCCACCACTGGTACGACGAGCCGCCCTACGAGTCCGACCCTGAAGACTTCCTCATCGGCAAGGACGCgtacag GGAGCCCTACGGCGGTGGCCTGCGCGTGGTGGTGA